The segment GGCGGTCGAGCCGCCAAGAGACAGATCTCTTGTGCGGTCTGCCCCGAAGTTGCCGCCCCCGCTGCCGCTAAAGCCGCGGCCCGCATAAGAGCCGCCAGCCCCAGCACCCCGGCGGTAACGGTCACGGGCGATGTGCGTATCCTCCTTCAGCTCGTCCGGAATCTCGTCCAGAAAGCGGGAAGCCGGGTTCGCTGTCGTCCGCCCGAACAGAGTGCGCATCCGCGCACAGGACAGGAATAGCTGCTGCTCCGCCCGGGTAATTCCGACATAAGCCAGCCGGCGCTCTTCCTCCAGCTCCTCATTATCCATCAGGGCGCGGCTGTGCGGGAATACTCCCTCCTCCATACCAATGATAAATACCACCGGGAACTCCAGTCCCTTCGCACTGTGCATCGTCATCAGGACAACAGCATCACTGCGGTCCTCCTCGCCATCATTGTTCATGGAGTCAATATCTGCAATGAGTGCAAGATCGGTGAGGAAGGAGACGAGCGACTTGTCCTCATTGTTCTTCTCAAACTCCTGGGTTACCGACAGAAACTCGTCGATGTTCTCCAGGCGTGAGCGGGATTCAATCGTGTTCTCATTCTTCAGCTCGCTGCGGTAGCCGGACAGCTCCAGCATTTTCTCACTCAGCTCGGTCACCGACAGAAACTCCACCATCCGGTGCAGAGAAGCAATCATATCGTAGAATTCCACCAGCGCGTTCCGGGTACGCCCCGCAAAGCCGAGATCATCCACAACCTCCAGTGCCCGATACATGGAGACGCCCCGCTCCGTCGCTGCTGCCGCCAGCTTGCCTACCGTCGTATCCCCGATGCTTCGCTTCGGCACGTTAATAATCCGCGTCAGACTGACGTCATCGTCCGGGTTCGAGATGAGCCGCAGGTAGGCAAGCATGTCCTTGATCTCTTTTCGATCGTAGAACTTGATGCCGCCGACAATCTGATACGGAATGTCCGATTTAATCAGAATTTCCTCGATCACCCGGGACTGGGCGTTTGTACGGTACAAGATGGCGTGATCTTGATAGTTTTGGCCGTTTTTCACATTTTTATTGATTTCTGACGTGACAAAATAGCCCTCATCATGCTCTGTATCCCCGCGGAACACCTTGATCTTTGAGCCTTCGCCCTGATCCGTCCACAGATTCTTCGGCTTGCGCCCGGAGTTAAGCCCGATGACGCTGTTCGCCGCGCTCAGGATGTTCGACGTAGACCGGTAGTTCTGCTCCAGCATAATGGTGCGGGCCTCCGGATAGTCCTCTTCAAAATTCAGAATGTTGCTGATATCCGCGCCGCGCCACCGGTAAATCGACTGGTCACTGTCCCCCACCACGCAGATCCGGTGATGGCTGTCAGCCAGCATCCGGCACAGCATGTACTGCGCCCGGTTCGTATCCTGGTATTCGTCCACATGAATATATTTGAATTTACGCTGGTAGAAATCCAGCACCTCCGGCACTTCCTTAAACAGCTGAATGGTAGACATGATCAGGTCATCAAAATCGAGCGAGTTATTGCTCTTGAGGCGCTTCTGGTATTCTTTATACACCTTGGCGGTCATGCTCTCCAGATAATCCGCAGCCTTCTGCTCGTACTGCTGCGGCGTGATCAGCTCATTCTTGGCGGTGCTCATCATGGCCTGAATGGCCTTCGGCTCAAACTTCTTGGGATCGATATTCAGCTGCTTCATACAGCTGCGAATGACCGAAAGCTGGTCTGTAGAGTCCAGAATGCTGAAGTTGGACGTATAGCCGATCCGCTCAATGTCCTTGCGCAGAATGCGCACGCACATGGAGTGGAAGGTGGATACCCAAATATCTCTTCCTTCATTCCCGACCAATCGGGATACCCGCTCCTGCATTTCCCGAGCTGCTTTGTTCGTAAACGTGATCGCCAAAATACTCCATGGCGGTGCCTTGCGCGTAGCAATCAGATACGCAATACGGTGCGTCAGAACTCGCGTCTTGCCCGAGCCTGCACCCGCCATAATCAGCAGCGGTCCATCGGTAGATTCAACCGCCTGGCGCTGCGGGGGATTGAGGCGGCTAATGGCCTCGTGTATGTCAATCGGCTGCATGATACAAAAGCCTCCTATTCATCGTTGTCTCCAGCTGCGCACGGCGCAGCAGCATCAGGGTCGCTCCGGACTCCTCTATTCGGCAGTGCCTTTTACCGCTGCCACCGTGGACAGGGCCTGCTCCAAATCATCATATATAATATTGCCTACAATGACCGTATCGGCTGCGCTTGCAGCCTCTATAGCCTGTGACGGGCCTGTAATGCCGCCCCCGTAAAAAAGCCGCGCCTGCTCCAGTCCCCGGCGTACCCGGCGAACGGTATCCATCTCTCCAAAAATGCCGCTGTACTCCAGATACACGATCGGCAGCGACATGAGCTTGTCCGCAATCTGGGCATAAGCGGCTATTGCATCTTCCGTAAGGCTTGCCTTCGCTCCCGTCAGCTTCGCTACAGCAGCCTCCGGATTCAGCACAATATACCCTTCCGGCACCACAAGCTCCCACGGAATCATATAGCCGTAACGCTCAATGCCTTGGCGGTGGCGCTCCAGAATCCAGGTGACATCCTCGGTGTTCAGCACCATCGGTGTCAGGTACAGATCGAAGCCAGGCACTACAGCCTCCAGATCCGAGACCTCCTGCACACATGGCAGCTCAAACCGACGGACCCGGGACATCAAATCGACCGTGTTCTCGTAGGTTATGCCGGTCGAGCCGCCCACCATGATGGCATCACTGCCTGACATGCATAGGGCCTCCAGCGCCTCCTCCGAGAGCTCTTTCTCCGGATCCAGCTTAAACACATGCCTCCACGACTTGATTATGTCTTTCAAGCGTCATTCCTCCACGTTAACGGTTAACCTGCTAGAATAAGTCTATGACAGCATGAGTTGCAAGTCAATTTGATGTTCGTATATCATGCGAACATTTTTTGAAAATTGGGATTAACAAGGAAAGACCTGACGCTACTCCCTTTGAGGAGGCGTCAGGCCTGGTTTATCAAGTAAGCGAAAATGTGGATGACTGGCATTTCAAGAGCCGCCGCGGGACAGCCGGCTGCCGGACGCACTGAGGCGCTAGTAGGCATTCTTGAAGCCGTTGCGGATCGTGCGCAGAATGATTTTGACGTCAAAGAGAAGAGACCAGTTCTCGATGTAAAAGATATCGTGCTTGATCCGCTCCTCGATCGAGGTATCGCCCCGCAGTCCGTTGCTCTGTGCCCAGCCGGTAATGCCGGGCCGCACATGATGCTTCACCATGTACTTCGGCACGGCCTCCTTAAACTGCTCAACAAAATACGGCCGCTCGGGCCTTGGCCCCACCACGCTCATATGACCCATCAGCACATTGAAGAACTGCGGCAGCTCATCCAGGCTCGTCCGGCGCAGGAAAGAGCCCAGCTTCGTGCGCCGCGGGTCATTCTCCACCGTCCACCCGGTATCCTCCGCACCTTCCGGCAGCAGCTTCATAGAGCGGAATTTGTACATATGGAATGTACGCCGGTTCAGCCCCATCCGCTCCTGCTTGAAGATCGCGGGTCCCGGGGACGTCAGCTTGATGCCGGCATAAATGAGCACCATTACCGGCAGTGTCAGCAATATGGCCGCCAGCGAGAAGGCGATATCAAAGACACGCTTGAACAAGCGGTTGACCGCCAGGTCGAGCGGAATGTCCCGCACGTTAATGAGCGGCATCCCCGCGAAGTTATCGAACACCGGACGCGCCGGCAAAAAGTCGAAGAAATCCGGGATGATGAGCGTGCGCACGCCTGCTTTTTCACAGACCTCGATAATGCCGGGATATTTGTCATGCGCAAGCAGCGGAAGCGCGAGCACCACTTCATCCACGAGCTTCGCAGCCAGTACATGCTCCAGCTCCTCCACCGTGCCGAGAATCGGACTATACCTGCGCGCATCCAGCTCGCTCCACTGCTGGTAATCGTCCAGAAAGCCGACTACCTCGTAGCCGAGTGCGGGATGCTGGTTCAGGTTTTTGTAGAACCGCCGGCCCAGCGAGCCTGCCCCGATGATGAGCACAAACTGGCGGTTATAGCCTTTTTCGCGGAAATATTGAAGTGTCCTCTTCAGAATGTACCGGTACAGCGAGATGAACACTACGTTCAGCACCATATACAGCGCCAGATACATCCGGGAGATATCGACCTCCTTGAAGAAGAACATCAGGCTGAGCAGAACAAACATGCTGATGAAATGGGTTTTTATAATCTTAATGAATTCGTCGGCAAAGCGCTGCTTCCGCTTCGGAGAATAAAAGGACACCATGGAGCC is part of the Paenibacillus algicola genome and harbors:
- the pcrA gene encoding DNA helicase PcrA, whose amino-acid sequence is MQPIDIHEAISRLNPPQRQAVESTDGPLLIMAGAGSGKTRVLTHRIAYLIATRKAPPWSILAITFTNKAAREMQERVSRLVGNEGRDIWVSTFHSMCVRILRKDIERIGYTSNFSILDSTDQLSVIRSCMKQLNIDPKKFEPKAIQAMMSTAKNELITPQQYEQKAADYLESMTAKVYKEYQKRLKSNNSLDFDDLIMSTIQLFKEVPEVLDFYQRKFKYIHVDEYQDTNRAQYMLCRMLADSHHRICVVGDSDQSIYRWRGADISNILNFEEDYPEARTIMLEQNYRSTSNILSAANSVIGLNSGRKPKNLWTDQGEGSKIKVFRGDTEHDEGYFVTSEINKNVKNGQNYQDHAILYRTNAQSRVIEEILIKSDIPYQIVGGIKFYDRKEIKDMLAYLRLISNPDDDVSLTRIINVPKRSIGDTTVGKLAAAATERGVSMYRALEVVDDLGFAGRTRNALVEFYDMIASLHRMVEFLSVTELSEKMLELSGYRSELKNENTIESRSRLENIDEFLSVTQEFEKNNEDKSLVSFLTDLALIADIDSMNNDGEEDRSDAVVLMTMHSAKGLEFPVVFIIGMEEGVFPHSRALMDNEELEEERRLAYVGITRAEQQLFLSCARMRTLFGRTTANPASRFLDEIPDELKEDTHIARDRYRRGAGAGGSYAGRGFSGSGGGNFGADRTRDLSLGGSTASAVPSPSSRVTVTNGPVSRTAAGASSAGAFQAGDKVAHGKWGTGTIVSVKGSGNDTELQIAFPAPVGVKRLLAGFAPITKVE
- a CDS encoding undecaprenyl-phosphate glucose phosphotransferase, whose amino-acid sequence is MIRRNQGFLTKLYMLMDFAVVQLAFLLAWWIKFESGWLPYEHPLPIETYGGWSVVFGAVAVIAGSMVSFYSPKRKQRFADEFIKIIKTHFISMFVLLSLMFFFKEVDISRMYLALYMVLNVVFISLYRYILKRTLQYFREKGYNRQFVLIIGAGSLGRRFYKNLNQHPALGYEVVGFLDDYQQWSELDARRYSPILGTVEELEHVLAAKLVDEVVLALPLLAHDKYPGIIEVCEKAGVRTLIIPDFFDFLPARPVFDNFAGMPLINVRDIPLDLAVNRLFKRVFDIAFSLAAILLTLPVMVLIYAGIKLTSPGPAIFKQERMGLNRRTFHMYKFRSMKLLPEGAEDTGWTVENDPRRTKLGSFLRRTSLDELPQFFNVLMGHMSVVGPRPERPYFVEQFKEAVPKYMVKHHVRPGITGWAQSNGLRGDTSIEERIKHDIFYIENWSLLFDVKIILRTIRNGFKNAY
- the pcrB gene encoding heptaprenylglyceryl phosphate synthase — encoded protein: MKDIIKSWRHVFKLDPEKELSEEALEALCMSGSDAIMVGGSTGITYENTVDLMSRVRRFELPCVQEVSDLEAVVPGFDLYLTPMVLNTEDVTWILERHRQGIERYGYMIPWELVVPEGYIVLNPEAAVAKLTGAKASLTEDAIAAYAQIADKLMSLPIVYLEYSGIFGEMDTVRRVRRGLEQARLFYGGGITGPSQAIEAASAADTVIVGNIIYDDLEQALSTVAAVKGTAE